From the Anopheles merus strain MAF chromosome 2L, AmerM5.1, whole genome shotgun sequence genome, the window TATTGATCTCACGTGTGCAAGTGTCATGCTTTTGCTTATCGTACTCTTCGAAGTCATCCAACACAGAAAGATAAGAAGAAACAAAGTAAAGATTGGAGTACCTGATAACAGCACCTCTTTGAAGAGTAACACTAGTAGTCGCCCAGTACTTACCAACATTAGCGCCATTGTTTTCGCACAGATACTCCAGAATGTCGTGAAACCAGCTGCGCAACGCCTCGAAGATCTCGTAGCTTTCCTCGCTCACGCATCCCTTCACCATGTCCATGAATGGGTTGAAACACTTGACACCTTGGTATAGTTTCGGACAGTGGCTTAGGAACGAGGGATTGGAAATGGTAGCCGGTTACAACATTCTAGCCGATCTGTTTCCAGCCCAACTTACCGGCCTAGAATTTCTTCCTCATTGCCAATGTCTAGTCGCATCGAGTCTTCATTCAGCTGGACCACATCCAGCGTGTTCTTGAGACAGCGTCGCACCCCAAGCCAGGAGTGGGTAAACTCCGTCGGCGTGATGCCTTTCGTGCCGCACTGTTGTTGTGCGTAACGCCACAGCCGAGCGTACGAAAAGTCCAGCGCATCGGGTGCATCCACTTGGCTTGGTTCTTCGGCATGGGCCACTGCCAGCAGGGTAAGCATCAAGATCACACGCATTGTGTCCAACATTTCAATAACTACACCGTGGACGAACTAATTCCACCCAAAGGTACACTGACACTGATCTGCTTCGTGGAACTGTTTCTTTCTCTCAGCACTGAAACCGAATCGTGTGCCATGATCGGAAGGAGGAACCCTTCGATAACCCCGTCCGAGGTTGCAGTTCAAAACTACCAGTTACGCGCTTCAGGGTGTTTGTGACCTTGCGAAGCGATAAGCGCAGGATTGCGAAGGTAGAAGCCAGTGTGTTGTTGAAGAACCACACCCCGAAAAATAATTTGCCAGCATAATTGTGCGGCGGGGGTCTTCCGAATGAATGATAACCCAGTGAGTTCCGAATCATCCTGATGGACGCCACATAATGTCAATCTGAATTGCGCagctgagcagcagcagcagcatgtcgGTGTGTTGTTCGCTGTACTTACGTATTGTGGAATTGATTTCGCAAATAGAAGTGCTAAATTTGGAGTTCATTGAGGTAAACGAACGCCCGTCTTTGGTGAGCCTTACAATGTTTGGCAGTACAGACATGTGTACACGACGGTGTATGTAGTTCGTACTCCCACCGCGTTTGCCTGTGACGCGTTTCATTGATGCCGGTAAAATTCGTGTAAATCCTGACCTATCTGGAATGGAATGTGGAGTGTCTATTGCCGCAAATCGAAATGATCTTGTGTATTTAATACAGTGCAGTGGTGAAGTAAACATTATGATCACTCGATCGATATGGTGGTAAACATTCCGATCAGTACATTTTATTCGGCGTGAGATATGAACATTATAACCAACTCTTCCTCCGATGTTGTCATAACGGATTGGAGAGATCCACTTACCTTTTTGGGATGGTACACGTGCGCGATTGTAGATGTAGGAACGATGAGTTTGATTCGAtcatttgtgtttatttgtgcGATTGTGGGAATAAATACAGCAAAGATAAGTTCAACATTTGTCTAACCCTACTAGAGGATCGCTCTTTTTGCGCGTGTTCCAGGGGACGTGAGTGTTTAGATTCCTTTCCAATTATCCAAGTCTTGCGGGGAGTTGTGGATTGATACACTTTTCCTAGTCTTTCTTGGTATTAAGTTTTAGCGGTAGTGTTGATGTCAGAGATTTCAGATACTAACGAGTGATAGGTGTGGTAGATTCATTAAAAGAGCCTGTGCATCATTCGGGATTATTGTGCTTCTTCCTGATACGGTGTTGTTTCCTTCCCCCCAGGCGTCCGTTTTGCATCATTTGGTTTCCAATTTCATTTTCCTATAGCTAACCCCGGATCGTCTTGAGCGATGGTGGTGGGTTTGGTCTTTTACTTGGCCGAGCCATTGTTCGCACCCACCGCCGCCGTCGGTGGTGGGTTCGGCGATGAGCCACGCTTTCGCATCAGAATCGGGGATTTTTTGGGCGACTTCAGCAGGGTAATACCGTTTTCGGCTTCGGGCGATGGGGACGATCCGCCGGTGGCGGAGTTGCGCCGTGAAGCCGATAGTCGCATCATCGTGTCAAGGTGGCGGAATCTAGCGCGGGGTTTGGGAAAGAAAGTGTGAGCGCAATGCATCTTGGGATGGCCAAGCGGCTGGAACGTACTTACCTGAGTGTGACATCATTCTTCGTGCCATCATCGGCGGACGCGAATAGGAATGCCAATGGCCAGCTGATCCATGTCGCTGAACCGGGTGTCCTGGGATTGTGGAAGAGATAATGTATAACATTGGATTAAAATGGCATACTAAGCGATGACTCCGAAGGGGAGATACATACTTGGGTGACTGTACCTTCACCACGGTTCCATCGTGTCCCGGTGAGGTCAACTCGGTGGACATACGGTGCGGCGTCTGAGCCTTGTTGATGGCCGGATTGTAGATCTTCGGATCGCTAACCATGCGCACGAAGAACGAGCGCTTCTGGGCGAGCGTGTGCGTTTTGCGCCGATCGACGATCTCGCTGACCTCGTCCGCCTGCTCCTTTTCCAGTATTTCCGAGGCGAAATCCGTTATGACGTCCCAGGCGTAGTCTGTGAGGGAGCAAACGATTCAGGAGTGGAATTCCCCTAGCTAGAACGTTGGAttcgaacaaacacacacttaccaATATCCTCAACCTTGGCATTTTGCGCCACGGCACAGAACCGTATGACGTACGTATCGTTGACGGATGCCGGCACCATGTGCAGCTTGCCGGACGCATTGATGCTGCTCAGCAGCTTCTCGTTGATCCGGTCCGTGCCCTTCAGCCGGAAGCAGACCAGCCCGAGCCGCACCTCGTTGCACACCTCGAATCGGCTGTCCTTCAGCACGAGCGCCTCGAACCGCTTGGCCAGCTCGATATGGTGCCGGATGTACGCCTGCAGCCCGGAGATGCCGTAGCTGCGCAGCACGAACCACAGCTTGAGCGAACGAAACCGGCGGCTGAGCGGTACGCCCCAGTGCCGATAGTCGATCGCCGAATCGGTGTACCCGTGCTGCAGATACAGCGGATCGACGACTAGCGCCGACGTCAGGCGGATGCGATCGCGCACCCACAGCGTCGAGCAGTCAAAGTTCGTCAGCAGCCACTTGTTCGGGTTGGTGTTGAACGAGTCCGCGTACTGAATGCCCTTCAGCAGGTACTTCAGCTCGGGGCAGATGAACGCATTGCCGGCGTAGGCCGCATCCACGTGCAGCCAGACGCTTGGGAAGCGCTGCAGTGCCTCCCCGATCTCGGCCAGATCGTCGAACGCACACGAACCCGTCGTACCGAGCGTGGTCGACACGAAGAACGGTATCAAACCCTGCTGTTCGTCTTCCTCCATTGCCTGTGTGAAAAGGGGGGATGGGTCAACATGATCTTATTCCGATTCGGCCAAACCCTGACCGTAACCTTGATAGGTTGGGGCGATTTTTGCAAAGTATGACATTCATGTCATCGTGCGAAATTATAGGTTACGCGCAGTGAACGGAATCCCACGTTCAGGGCATCGCTGACTGACGTCTCTCATCGCGATGATGTTTATTGTGAGTGCGAAATTCTCCTGGTCGCTCCGGTAACAAGCGAGCTCGTAAAGTCTCTCAATTTACTTAGCATTGATGCCAAGCAAATTTATTATTCGGGTTTGACGGTTTTGCTATTAACCCCTCGGGTTAACCTGGTGCTGGACCGTTGGGTTATTCTTACGTGCTGTTGTTTCGTTCTATCGGCACGTAACTCTTTATCACGATTGTTTGTTGTGTATTTTCGTCGTGTCTTGCACGGGAATGGTTTGTAGTTTGTGGCACTAACATGTAATCAAACTACAAGCTATTTATACTACAAAGCGCGAACAAGCAACAAGCTGTGGCGTTACTTTAAAGTGTTACTGACCGTTGCGCTAGCGATTGCCTGCCGCAAGGCATTTTCGGCTTTTCATTCCAATATTAATCTGCCAATCGATTTTTAATTCCAAACTTCtccaccccaaaaaaaaacatgccttTACGGTACAAGAACATGCTTTtggaacaaaacaatacaccCCTGCTGCCTGTACCGTCGTGATTTTTGCTTTGAAAGTATTATGCTTTAATCAGGTCCCTCCATCgatctttcctttcttttctttactgCAGCCAGAAGGGAGAAAATGGATCGGGAGGAAGACTTTGACATCTCCAAGCGAGATGCGAAGCGGCTGGCGGAACCGCTCATTAAGGCCGCCTACGCGGACGGTATCGATGCCGGGCGGCAAGTGCACTATCAGCGCAATTTTGACGAGGGCTACCGGAAAGGGTTCGCCGCCGGATTCGAGCACGGTCAGCACCAGGCCCGGCGAGCACTGGAGGAGCAAGGGAGAAGACCGGCAGcaaccggtggtggtggtggtagctgATGAGACGTGTCGGGCGTAATCGATCAAAAATGACGTTGGAATTGGAAATACATGCAAGAAGAGCTGCGTAACTGTGTCTTTTTGAAGGCTTTGAACTTCGAAGAAATGAGAGAGTGAGTCACTCGCCGAGTTGCTCAATGTTTACACCGTTGTGCGGCCAGTAGTTTCGTGAAAAGCATTATCCGAGAAAATGCGTGAAAATTGATCTCACATAACCCCACAACACTCCAACCGGGTCCCGGGTCCCGTGGCCCTGTTATTGCGCTTCTCTGTTTACGCTGTGAGGGTGGATGGTGTCATGGATGCGTTTTTGGAACACACGGCTACGTCAAAAGCGAACGAGCGAGTGAGCGCTCGGgatgtgtaaatattttcctcCTTTCACACTGGAAACAGCACTATCCATCCATATATGGAGGCGCACTGCACAAGTCGAAGTGTGTTTAGTCTACCCACCACTCACTGTGTGTCTTACCTTTATCAGTGTGTCCGCCCGCAGGCAACACTTTTCGTCCGGCTCGAGGATGCGCAGCTTGACGAAGCTGATCATGGCCGCCTTTTCGACGCAGCTGTGCGCCTCCTTCGAGCAGTACGCCATCAGCTTGGACAGCAGGTGGCCCTCCTCGACGAacgggtgctgctgcttcagaTACTTGATCGCTTGGGCCCGGGCGGCCAGCATCGTTACCAGCACACACTCCGACGCGGACGTCTGGAAATGGGATGCAACATTCGGGATATTATACTGAATTAAGGCGTCCGAAGAATTGCAGCATCTTTAGTGTGGTATACCTGTATAACGCCACCACCACGGCTGCCGGGTTTAAGTGCCAGAAACGAATCGGGCAGTCCAATTGCTTTGCCTTGGGAGTGGAAGAGAATGCGAGGAGGAGGAACTATTTACTATCAAGTGTCCAGTAATTATAACCGTGTTTATAAACGTTCAAAATCATAACTATCAAGTCTATTAGGTTTGTTTAACGTCGGCGAGGAGGGCTCATGATGAAGTATGATTCAATTTCTGCTCGGACGTCTCGGCCAAAACAGCGAAAGCAATAGGAAAACCACTCTGGCCCACCGCTTAGATCTAATTAAAACGTAATTTATCATCCGCAGGACCACCACCAACATCCTGTCCTCCGGTGCCATTTGGAAGCGTTCGAAGTTAATGGAGTAACAAGTGGTTAAAATTTCATCACTCTTGTACAACATCTTCTCCCGCGGAGTTGTGGAGtgagatgttttatttttccgcgCTTTCCTTCATTAAATCGCAGGAGGCTAGGGAGAATGGCTGGCGTGGTGTGGGCAAAACGCGACCAGAAGTCGTCGTGAAGCGCTTGACTTAACTTTTACTTCCCCGTGGCGAACGCGTACGGTCGATTTACGGCCGGCGCTATTCTATCATCGATTATTTATGGTAATGAGATTGTTGTGGCAGGCGGTGGCACCAGCGCCGAGTTTATGTGTGTGGCGTCTCGGTGTCTTTCGGTTGGCTGTCTTGGCTGTTTGTTGAACATTCCCGGTCGGTGTCTGGCGGTGTGTGGGGCGGTAAGATTCGGTTACTGCCGAACCGGCATGCCGAATTGCTCTATTGCAGTGTGGGTGGTTTGCTGGGTAGAGAGCAAGAACTGCCATGAATCATGTGTGAagaatttcaattatttttgcagaaatgCGTACGGGTGCTTGGGAATGTGAGCCAAAGACCGTAGAAATGGTCCAGAGAGCGCTGAATGTGACCTTTTTGGGGATTTGTTGAAGATAAAgcatttcatttgaatttcCCAATGTTGAAATGTATGACACCTCGACTAAAACTGACCCACATGGAGCTCTCCTCGCAATCTTCATCATCTGATCACTGCTAAGTGATAAATTTACATAAATCTTAATGATCATTCTTTGGTCCCAAAACGGCATAGCATCTGCTCCGTATTAATTAGTGAAAATTTGCCACAAATATCTTAAACTTGTCTCAACAGTCATCAAGAAGCTCCAAACGGACTATAAATTAACTCCTCCCGATCTCCTGTGGCAGATATATGACCGTTTATCTTCATTCTACTataacacagacacacgcacccTCTCCGAATGCCGCTGAAACGCCCAATTTGCCTTATTTGTTGATTTTCGTCATCGCTTCGGAATTGACATTAAACGGTCTCCCCTCTCGAGCGTCACTGGACTTGGGTaacgtaaataaaaaaaaagcttcaattAAACGAATCGCGATGTTAGTATAAACCAATTCAGTGCGCCAAAATAATGCGGAACACGGAGGCCCGAACCGAATGTGGTTGCGACGTTCCTGCTCGTACGGTTACAGTACATCGGGTCAGCTATTTTGGGCCCGCTGCTTAAGTTTCGATCTAAAATTATCCGGTTCCTTGCACAGACCGCAGGCCTGACCTTGCTAACCCTCCTTTCTGTGCTGTGTGCTACCGCTCCATACTGCCTTCCATGGAGAAGgactgtgtttttgttttgcccgaGCCGAAGGAGTGGTAAGATGTATGAGAAGAGATGTATACggtatgtgtatgttttattttgattcgCACGCGTTCGTCCGTGCAGATCGTTACGCAGACGCACACCCCTCAGCTTGTAACGCGTTTTTTTGGGGGTCACGCGTTACTAAGCCCGTCAGCGAAACGTCATTCCGTCTTGCGAACGtcactttttttgttatgacgTACGCGTGTGTACGCCGATTACTTAGGCCGATGTAACATACTCTATCGAAACAAAACGATCGTGAGTATGATCCGGAGATCTCGGTAGCAAAAAAGTAAGGTTAATTGTTCTCACCTCAAGATGTACTTACCCAACCAATCCAGCACGATCGTCTCCAGCTCGGTACAGGCCGGGCTGGCCGCCCACGAAAACCCGATACACCCGATCCCATCGCTCAGCATGTCACCCAGTATCGAGGGGAACGAGTTACCGGACGGAAAGTAGGCGTGAAAGCGCGGATGCTGCCAGTGCGTTACGCCCGGCATGATCTTGTCCTCCACGTCCTGCATGATCTTTTCCCAGGGTTCCGGTTCTTCCGGCGCCTCGTCGGGCAGCTGGTGCTTCAGATAGCCGGGCTCAACGCACGGCGTTACTCGGCGCtgctccaacgtttccagatAGTTGCAGATGTACTCCACCATCTCGGTACCGCGGCGTCGGAACTCTTTACTATCCATAGCGTCCTGGGTGGATGAAATCTACGAGAAAGCAATCAAACGTCAAAAAGGCATTTCGTCATCTGTGCTACACCGACAGCATCACAGTTGTTTCTAAGCTATATCGAATTACAACACTATCTCTCGCGAGGTTCTTCACACGGATTCTAAACGACAGTAATTAATCGTTCTTCGAGCGGGATCGCAACAGACCGAATGATGCTAAAGACCCCAATAAAATGCTCCCGTTCGAGATGATTTACACACATCTGGACGATAAATGCCGTCCGTCGTTCCACGAAATACTATTTCAAGGTGGTGGGAAGCGTTTTATTATGGGTCGCGTCTTTAGTTACTACCGCGGTTACTAATGCAAAACCCCGATCTGGTAACAACGGTGTGCCAAAAATTGCACATTCTATTCATCTCCACGGACACAATGCGTCACATtgagaagggagagagagttcaattgtttaattataaCATTTACTATCAGATCAGAAGATGATACACTGCAGGTCGACGTAGTAACGGCGTTAGTCACTGTTTGATTCACTGAAATATTTAGTTTTAATGTCCTTTGTGCCTGCTCATCGTTTGGCCTTTGCTCTTCATGTAACGTAACGCATTACACGTTACGTTGTGATtaattttggattttttacGATTGTTCTACTTTAACATAcaattttttcacttttttcctaATCTTTCAATTGTTTGATGTCAATTTATGGGTTCTTTTATCTATCATTTTAacgtttttaatatttaaactaacttttagattttgttttgtaatttttgtcAAGGTTTTGCAtttacttttcattgttttatatCATTCTAGAATTTTCGtgtttgttcatgttttaCATACAgttttttcacctttttcttatttttaaactgtttttacCAATAATTGGCTTATTTtctcaacatttttttttcattcttcatATTTTAGGTAATTTTTAAAGAATCTTTGAACGTTGCAATCAAAGTTTTGCATCATAATTCTCCGTCATAAGCAAGTGTTCGAAATTCACGCACCACTCGACCTTTGTTACGCTTGCAGCTTCACCTCACTTGCCACTGCACTCGAAATAACCGATTTTCGAACACCCTTGCACCTTGCACTAATCACTAGAACTGGAAACACCAGTGACTTTGAAGCACTACCTGGATACAAATCCACTTAGCTACAAATTAGCACCGTTGCTGCGGTTGAATCCTTTTTCCTGCTGCTTGGCTGAACCGAACGCTCCGACTTCCCGCTGGTAACTGAACCGTTAGCCGTTCTGTCGGTCAGGATAGATCCTTTTGCTGTTCCGTTCGGGTGGGTGATGTTCAGCTTTCTCCTTTCTGCTTCTGGGACAATCTCTTCCAACTTAGACGAGAATGATTGACAGAGAGAGGGGATCTTGTATAACGAAAGGAACCTTAGCAGTCATTCCACCAGCGGGGCGTTGTAATTCCGAAAGGATAAAATGCGAAACGCATTCTAATTGCGTGAAGCGTTCTTCTTTGACCGGAGTGTAGGGAAAAACGGAACGACACTAGTAGTGCTCTCGGTGTGTGCCAGCCCAGACCGCGGCACTAGAGGCTTTTCTTTCGCTCCAGTGCATCGCTCTGCCGAGACCGATTCTCGGCGAATCGCATTCCAGTGCGTAGCACATTCTCGGGAATCGGGATGGCACACGGACGATGTGTGCGCTTCAGGGATCTCGATTGCTGAGGCGAAAGCGTTACGGGAAACACGTGGTGAGGATATCAGCTTTTCACCTAATTGAAAGGAGCTCAATATCGACCCCGTTCTTTCACTAACCTCAGTTAGCTACAGAAGAGCAATGAAAAGCATTTGGAAAAAGGGTGTTTTTGCGAactaaaaataagaaaaattatCCCTGCATCATCAaatacgaaaaacaaaaatcgaacaCACCGTTGATGAATGAAAAACCGCTCTCTCATCTGGTTAGGAGAACCATTATACATTGTGGTTAGTTCTTTGATCCTTGCTTCTTTCCTCGCTGACGTCAGTAGCCACCACAGAAAGGACACGGACGCGTATGAAGAGGAAACAAGGTTCGCCGCTTAGCCAACGGTGTCGGGCAATGGTTCAATATACGCAGACGCGTTGGACGCCTTTAGACGGGGTTTAGAATTTGGCGAAAAAAATCGCTCGCGCGTTTAGGGTCATCTTAGTCTCGCACCGATCTCACTCTATCGCACCAAAACATGGAATGCGATTCTCTGTGCTGTGCTGGCGGCACGGTCACGGAAAATGCGGGGTTGGTATGAATGTAGAGTTAGAGCCTTGTTGGGGATTCTACATCTGCGTTAAAGGCACGTCGCTTAACGGAGTGGACCTGTTCGCCAACCTGTTGATTGTTGGATAATTTTGACAGCTATCAGGGGAAAACATGCTTAA encodes:
- the LOC121591463 gene encoding uncharacterized protein LOC121591463; the protein is MLDTMRVILMLTLLAVAHAEEPSQVDAPDALDFSYARLWRYAQQQCGTKGITPTEFTHSWLGVRRCLKNTLDVVQLNEDSMRLDIGNEEEILGRHCPKLYQGVKCFNPFMDMVKGCVSEESYEIFEALRSWFHDILEYLCENNGANVEYDKQKHDTCTREINRHIITCAAENLIATPEVNRKTLSEENCSALAIAKDCLLKKLKDCGVFANGARLFYENFIQITSCKNYIPKAERK
- the LOC121591456 gene encoding aromatic-L-amino-acid decarboxylase, with product MDSKEFRRRGTEMVEYICNYLETLEQRRVTPCVEPGYLKHQLPDEAPEEPEPWEKIMQDVEDKIMPGVTHWQHPRFHAYFPSGNSFPSILGDMLSDGIGCIGFSWAASPACTELETIVLDWLGKAIGLPDSFLALKPGSRGGGVIQTSASECVLVTMLAARAQAIKYLKQQHPFVEEGHLLSKLMAYCSKEAHSCVEKAAMISFVKLRILEPDEKCCLRADTLIKAMEEDEQQGLIPFFVSTTLGTTGSCAFDDLAEIGEALQRFPSVWLHVDAAYAGNAFICPELKYLLKGIQYADSFNTNPNKWLLTNFDCSTLWVRDRIRLTSALVVDPLYLQHGYTDSAIDYRHWGVPLSRRFRSLKLWFVLRSYGISGLQAYIRHHIELAKRFEALVLKDSRFEVCNEVRLGLVCFRLKGTDRINEKLLSSINASGKLHMVPASVNDTYVIRFCAVAQNAKVEDIDYAWDVITDFASEILEKEQADEVSEIVDRRKTHTLAQKRSFFVRMVSDPKIYNPAINKAQTPHRMSTELTSPGHDGTVVKVQSPKTPGSATWISWPLAFLFASADDGTKNDVTLRFRHLDTMMRLSASRRNSATGGSSPSPEAENGITLLKSPKKSPILMRKRGSSPNPPPTAAVGANNGSAK
- the LOC121591464 gene encoding uncharacterized protein LOC121591464 codes for the protein MDREEDFDISKRDAKRLAEPLIKAAYADGIDAGRQVHYQRNFDEGYRKGFAAGFEHGQHQARRALEEQGRRPAATGGGGGS